From the Ciona intestinalis chromosome 2, KH, whole genome shotgun sequence genome, one window contains:
- the LOC100185015 gene encoding coiled-coil domain-containing protein 34: MSESTNENTSKLNEISDNIPSPVIGQNKPISRSYSGDSFSSYSDEFDSSRSSDPKLELPPRLSSTRNRGCVEVKNTSVSRSSWRDRCNETRSLIDASEYAGKLSVWEEWMVKKLHEEQEKKNEMREKQREKREKEKEEQMKKEERIRLAQQKHKEWVEERLYKLKLQKSKEKREIQIQNEIETEKQQRITEKAKVEYEAWMKKHKEMNKLKRIKEKKETEKQMREKEEKKRESEEAYQRWLEKTKEKFPETKLATSPIPAYINPQPWVGPNQDGTRRRPKSPPAPIRTIQRGKSPQLPHSRSHSVSAHVKRVPKPIETHTPMRIGSAHNVGLVRTYTPLRFAGIRTSTPTKARSKRNIQDGGSRCGLGR; this comes from the exons atgtctGAATCAACGAATGAAAACACATCAAAACTCAACGAAATATCTGACAATATTCCCTCCCCGGTGATTGGACAGAATAAACCAATCAGTCGTTCTTATTCGGGAGATAGTTTTTCATCATATTCCGATGAATTTGATTCGTCCAGATCCAGTGATCCTAAACT TGAGCTTCCGCCAAGGTTATCATCCACACGTAACAGAGGTTGTGTTGAAGTTAAAAACACGTCAGTGTCTCGCAGCTCATGGCGTGATCGTTGCAATGAAACAAGATCTTTGATTGACGCATCTGAGTATGCTGGGAAGTTGAGTGTTTGGGAAGAATGGATGGTGAAGAAATTGCATGAAGAACAAGAGAAGAAGAATGAGATG AGAGAAAAGCAACGAGAGAAGAGAGAGAAAGAAAAAGAggaacaaatgaaaaaagaagaaaggaTTCGACTGGCTCAACAGAAACATAAGGAATGGGTGGAAGAGAGACTTTATAAA CTGAAGCTTCAGAAATCAAAAGAAAAACGTGAaatacaaattcaaaatgaAATCGAAACAGAGAAACAACAAAGAATCACTGAGAAAGCGAAAGTAGAATACGAAGCTTGGATGAAGAAACATAAAGAGATGAATAAACTTAAACGGattaaa GAGAAAAAAGAGACAGAAAAACAAATGAGAGAGAAAGAAGAGAAAAAGAGAGAGAGCGAAGAGGCCTATCAGAGATGGCtcgaaaaaacaaaagaaaaatttccTG AAACCAAGTTGGCAACATCCCCTATCCCCGCCTACATTAACCCTCAGCCATGGGTGGGTCCCAATCAAGATGGTACCCGTCGTCGACCAAAAAGTCCCCCAGCACCCATAAGGACCATACAAAGAGGGAAATCCCCACAGCTACCCCATTCCCGTTCACACTCAGTGTCCGCTCATGTAAAACGGGTCCCGAAACCAATTGAGACCCATACTCCAATGCGAATTGGGTCTGCACATAATGTAGGCTTGGTGAGAACATACACACCTCTTCGTTTTGCTGGAATAAGGACATCTACACCAACAAAGGCAAGATCAAAGCGGAACATTCAAGATGGCGGTTCCAGGTGTGGCTTGGGAAGATAG